In the Carboxydothermus hydrogenoformans Z-2901 genome, one interval contains:
- the mnmH gene encoding tRNA 2-selenouridine(34) synthase MnmH, protein MKSVTFSDVKNLKNPVFVDVRSPKEFIEDHIPGALNLPLFSDWEREVIGKIYKFQGVSQAKLAGLNFLSPKLPRMVNEILKYKEQGDVVIYCWRGGLRSFVLAEILRMVDIYVYRLEGGYKSYRREVVKFFETVENLHPIVLYGMTGVGKTKILENLQRQGLPVLNLEKLANHRGSVFGHLGLEPQPSQKFFESKLYEVLKDLQGIPFLTEGESQKIGKLFIPRGLFKKMQKAPVVLLELPEEKRIENLMFEYKAEKIDIELFIKALQSITPYLGRAKVEKLIEDLRMRRFYDFTKTLLLDYYDPLYKKSTAYLQNIKKVISGKDIDELTAKVGEFWREVAGGKQK, encoded by the coding sequence ATGAAAAGCGTAACTTTTTCCGACGTAAAAAATTTAAAAAATCCGGTGTTTGTTGATGTCCGTTCTCCTAAAGAGTTTATTGAGGATCACATTCCCGGCGCCCTGAATTTACCGCTTTTTAGTGATTGGGAAAGGGAAGTTATAGGTAAAATATATAAATTTCAAGGCGTAAGCCAGGCAAAATTAGCAGGATTAAATTTTTTATCTCCAAAGCTTCCCCGCATGGTGAATGAAATCCTTAAATATAAAGAACAGGGAGATGTCGTAATTTATTGCTGGCGGGGAGGTTTAAGAAGTTTTGTTTTGGCAGAAATTCTGAGGATGGTTGATATCTATGTTTACCGTTTAGAAGGGGGCTATAAAAGTTACCGCAGAGAAGTAGTTAAATTCTTTGAAACAGTTGAAAATTTGCATCCTATTGTTCTCTACGGAATGACCGGGGTTGGGAAAACAAAAATTTTAGAAAACTTACAACGGCAAGGATTACCGGTTTTAAACTTAGAAAAACTTGCCAATCACCGGGGTTCGGTTTTTGGACATTTGGGGCTTGAGCCCCAGCCCTCCCAAAAATTTTTTGAATCTAAATTATACGAAGTTTTAAAGGATTTGCAGGGAATCCCCTTTTTAACGGAAGGAGAAAGCCAAAAGATCGGAAAACTTTTTATTCCCAGAGGATTGTTTAAAAAGATGCAGAAAGCACCGGTGGTATTGTTAGAATTGCCGGAAGAAAAGCGTATTGAAAACCTCATGTTTGAATATAAAGCGGAAAAAATTGATATTGAATTGTTTATAAAAGCTTTGCAAAGTATTACACCCTATTTGGGCAGAGCAAAGGTGGAAAAGCTTATAGAAGATTTAAGAATGCGAAGATTTTATGATTTTACTAAGACTCTGCTTCTTGACTATTATGACCCTCTTTATAAAAAATCCACGGCCTATTTACAAAATATAAAAAAGGTTATTTCCGGAAAAGATATTGATGAACTAACCGCAAAAGTAGGGGAATTTTGGAGGGAAGTGGCAGGAGGGAAACAAAAATGA
- a CDS encoding cell wall hydrolase: MTKTKTKLKLIAVVALVIFWAGSVTYYYNQVLAAKPKAYTYSGISDLYLLARIIRAEAEGEPYAGKVAIAAVILNRVRHPGFPNTIAGVIFQPGAFESVANGRFWSLLPNRESIKAAYDALRGWDPTYGALFFWNPAKKVSRWIWTRKIIARIGKHVFGR; this comes from the coding sequence ATGACAAAAACTAAAACAAAACTAAAACTTATAGCGGTAGTAGCCCTGGTAATTTTCTGGGCGGGTAGCGTAACTTACTATTACAATCAGGTTTTGGCCGCCAAGCCGAAAGCGTACACTTATTCGGGAATTAGCGATCTTTATCTTTTAGCCCGGATTATTCGGGCGGAAGCGGAAGGGGAACCGTATGCAGGAAAGGTTGCCATAGCTGCGGTTATTTTAAACCGGGTACGGCACCCCGGATTTCCCAACACCATTGCCGGGGTAATTTTTCAGCCTGGTGCTTTTGAATCGGTTGCCAACGGGCGTTTTTGGTCGCTACTGCCGAACCGGGAAAGTATTAAAGCTGCCTATGATGCTCTGCGCGGTTGGGATCCAACATATGGTGCTCTATTTTTCTGGAATCCGGCCAAAAAGGTTTCCCGGTGGATTTGGACCAGAAAAATCATAGCAAGGATTGGCAAACATGTTTTCGGGAGATGA
- the rimO gene encoding 30S ribosomal protein S12 methylthiotransferase RimO, whose protein sequence is MKYFILSLGCTKNQADSEVIMGILESKGYVRSLNPEESDLLIVNTCGFIAAAIEESIEEILNLVHLKKPGQKILVAGCLVQREGKELAKHLPEVDLFFTPREINNLDKLLADLGENNKLVLSEPGFLNLEKKPRAKSNEVYRYIKIADGCDNRCTYCTIPAIRGKYTSRPLDDILEEIKDTLKQGIKEIILVAQDTTAYGIDLYGEFKLVELLRKIGSIKGNFWVRLMYLYPDKITPELINEIKENPKVIKYVDVPLQHIHPEILKKMGRKGSSEEIISTLERLRKEIPDITIRTTFIVGFPGETEEQFNYLLDFVKKFKFNRLGAFPYYREKGTPAAKMKGQIPKKVKEQRYEKLMEVQQEISLNLNKALVGKKIPVIVEKKIRGENLYLGRTYMDAPEIDGIIEIKAEKRLKKGQIINVLITDYDIYDLKGEFIND, encoded by the coding sequence TTGAAATATTTTATCCTTTCCTTGGGCTGTACCAAAAATCAAGCGGATAGTGAAGTAATAATGGGAATCCTGGAAAGTAAAGGGTATGTGCGCTCTTTAAATCCGGAAGAAAGCGATTTATTAATTGTAAATACCTGTGGTTTTATTGCTGCGGCCATTGAAGAAAGTATTGAGGAAATTTTAAATCTTGTTCACCTGAAAAAACCCGGACAAAAAATCCTGGTTGCCGGTTGTTTGGTCCAAAGGGAGGGTAAAGAGTTAGCAAAACATTTACCGGAGGTTGACCTATTTTTTACTCCCCGGGAAATAAATAACCTTGATAAACTTTTAGCTGATTTAGGAGAAAATAATAAGTTAGTTTTAAGCGAGCCGGGATTTTTAAACTTGGAAAAAAAACCGCGAGCTAAAAGCAATGAGGTCTATCGTTATATCAAGATTGCCGATGGCTGTGATAACCGTTGTACCTATTGTACTATACCGGCAATTCGGGGTAAATACACCAGCAGGCCGCTTGATGATATTTTAGAAGAAATTAAAGATACCCTAAAACAGGGAATTAAAGAAATCATTTTGGTAGCTCAGGATACCACCGCGTACGGTATTGATCTTTATGGGGAGTTTAAATTGGTTGAACTTTTAAGAAAAATTGGCAGCATTAAAGGAAATTTTTGGGTAAGGTTGATGTATCTTTATCCCGATAAAATTACTCCCGAATTAATTAACGAGATTAAAGAAAATCCCAAGGTAATTAAGTACGTCGATGTACCGTTACAGCATATTCATCCCGAAATTTTAAAGAAAATGGGAAGGAAGGGAAGTAGTGAAGAAATTATATCAACCTTAGAAAGGCTCCGAAAAGAAATACCGGATATAACTATAAGGACTACCTTTATAGTTGGATTTCCGGGAGAGACGGAAGAACAGTTTAACTATCTTTTAGATTTTGTTAAAAAGTTTAAATTTAATCGCCTCGGGGCTTTTCCCTATTATCGCGAAAAAGGTACTCCCGCAGCAAAAATGAAGGGCCAAATACCGAAAAAAGTTAAGGAGCAACGTTATGAGAAATTAATGGAGGTGCAGCAAGAGATTTCCCTTAACTTAAACAAAGCTTTGGTAGGCAAAAAGATTCCCGTCATTGTTGAAAAAAAGATAAGAGGAGAAAACCTTTACCTTGGGCGAACCTATATGGATGCCCCCGAAATTGACGGAATAATTGAAATTAAAGCGGAAAAAAGATTGAAAAAGGGTCAAATTATTAATGTTTTAATAACCGATTATGATATATACGATTTAAAAGGAGAGTTTATAAATGATTGA
- the ypeB gene encoding germination protein YpeB: MKRTIAVILGSLLLVGLFIWGYDQSQKKNRLYWELNSQYRRAFEELYGHSKTLEAQVGKTLVSMSLQQNLKQAAKGWRQAYAVVEDLGQLPVTTFSLEKTKAFYNQLGDFTYTVAIKDTEGKSLSPEERKTLATYYNELKKINNKLEKAVDILKNQPIMITKETKLYSLREDLMPEAIVNALRDVENNVLDLRNKKVAYEGDFVNINPYPLGIKGKPVSMIEAKTIIKDFLGQEAAGRMILPVTRVNGLIPTYLYEVIDRQAKTKIYYNVSVNGGKILSFLTTRPTSSPSLTVNECVQKAKKYLLKFGFGNIEPTEIDKIDNELSITFVSKVGDILYYPKVIKVKVGMDKGDVTAFEGTQYYMYDRPRPLNKLLLTEAKAKKNINPHLKILRTRKAVILNDRNQEILTYEFLGELLGEKYLIYVNTETGKEEKIVRLKEFKITPAKDAETVFNYE; encoded by the coding sequence ATGAAAAGGACTATTGCCGTTATCCTGGGCAGTTTATTGTTAGTAGGTTTATTTATCTGGGGTTACGATCAAAGTCAAAAAAAGAATCGGCTTTACTGGGAATTAAATAGTCAGTACCGTAGGGCTTTTGAAGAATTATACGGACACAGTAAAACCTTGGAAGCCCAGGTGGGAAAAACATTGGTTTCCATGTCACTGCAGCAAAATTTAAAGCAGGCGGCCAAGGGGTGGCGGCAGGCTTATGCTGTTGTGGAAGATTTGGGACAACTGCCGGTAACTACTTTTTCCCTGGAAAAAACAAAAGCATTTTACAATCAGCTTGGAGACTTTACCTATACCGTTGCCATTAAAGATACCGAAGGTAAATCGTTGAGCCCTGAAGAAAGAAAAACCCTGGCAACCTACTATAATGAGCTGAAAAAAATTAACAATAAACTGGAAAAAGCGGTAGATATCTTAAAAAATCAACCGATTATGATAACTAAAGAAACCAAACTATATTCCCTCCGGGAAGATTTGATGCCGGAAGCGATAGTTAATGCCTTGCGAGATGTGGAAAACAATGTTTTAGATCTGAGAAATAAAAAGGTTGCTTACGAAGGTGATTTTGTCAACATTAATCCCTACCCTTTAGGAATAAAAGGTAAACCGGTTTCCATGATTGAGGCGAAAACAATAATTAAAGATTTCTTGGGGCAGGAAGCTGCTGGCAGGATGATTTTGCCGGTTACCAGGGTCAATGGTTTAATTCCGACGTATTTGTACGAAGTGATCGACCGTCAAGCTAAAACGAAAATTTATTATAATGTTTCCGTTAACGGGGGCAAAATTCTTAGCTTTTTGACTACAAGGCCAACCTCTTCTCCTTCTTTAACGGTTAATGAATGCGTTCAAAAAGCAAAAAAATATCTTCTTAAGTTCGGTTTTGGAAACATAGAGCCCACGGAGATAGATAAAATAGATAACGAATTAAGTATTACCTTTGTTAGTAAAGTAGGTGATATATTATATTACCCCAAAGTTATTAAGGTAAAAGTGGGAATGGATAAAGGAGATGTTACGGCTTTTGAAGGAACCCAGTATTACATGTACGATAGGCCACGACCGCTTAATAAACTCCTTTTAACTGAAGCTAAAGCTAAAAAAAATATTAACCCGCATTTAAAGATTTTACGAACCCGCAAAGCCGTAATTTTAAATGACAGAAACCAGGAGATCTTAACGTACGAGTTTTTAGGTGAATTGCTGGGGGAAAAATATTTAATTTACGTAAATACCGAAACGGGTAAGGAAGAAAAGATTGTGAGGTTAAAGGAATTTAAAATAACTCCGGCAAAGGATGCGGAAACGGTTTTTAACTACGAATAA
- the recA gene encoding recombinase RecA — protein sequence MNDKLKALELTISQIEKQFGKGSIMRLGENTGKFQVEVIPTGSLALDLALGVGGVPRGRVVEIFGPESSGKTTVALHIIAEAQKMGGIAAFIDAEHALDPVYAQKLGVDIENLLVSQPDTGEQALEIAESLVRSGAIDVIVIDSVAALVPRAEIEGEMGDAHVGLQARLMSQALRKLTGAISKSKTVAIFINQMREKVGVMFGNPETTPGGRALKFYASIRMDVRKIDVIKQGNDIIGSRTRVKIVKNKVAPPFKQADFDIMYGEGISKEGSLLDVAVELKIVQKVGSWYSYNDERLGQGRENAKEFLRQNPEIYREIEQKIREQVLNSPESSSFKNSEEFEE from the coding sequence ATGAATGATAAACTAAAAGCCTTAGAGCTTACCATTTCCCAAATTGAAAAGCAGTTTGGGAAAGGCTCAATTATGCGCCTGGGTGAAAACACCGGAAAATTTCAGGTGGAAGTAATTCCTACTGGTTCTCTGGCTCTGGATTTAGCCTTAGGGGTAGGTGGAGTTCCCAGAGGCCGGGTGGTTGAAATTTTTGGCCCCGAATCTTCCGGAAAAACTACCGTGGCTTTGCATATTATAGCGGAAGCGCAAAAAATGGGTGGTATCGCAGCATTTATTGATGCCGAACATGCGTTAGATCCGGTTTATGCCCAAAAATTAGGAGTTGATATTGAAAATCTCTTAGTTTCCCAGCCCGATACCGGCGAACAGGCTTTAGAGATAGCCGAAAGCTTGGTGAGAAGCGGTGCGATTGACGTGATTGTGATTGATTCGGTGGCTGCTTTAGTTCCGCGGGCGGAGATTGAAGGAGAAATGGGTGATGCTCATGTCGGTTTACAGGCCCGCCTTATGTCTCAGGCTTTAAGAAAGCTCACCGGGGCCATAAGTAAATCAAAAACTGTGGCGATCTTTATCAACCAAATGCGGGAAAAAGTAGGGGTTATGTTTGGAAACCCGGAAACTACTCCCGGAGGACGGGCCCTGAAATTTTATGCGTCAATTCGCATGGATGTTCGGAAGATAGATGTCATAAAACAAGGAAATGATATTATTGGCAGCCGCACGCGGGTAAAAATCGTTAAAAACAAAGTTGCCCCTCCTTTTAAACAGGCGGATTTTGATATTATGTACGGGGAAGGGATTTCCAAGGAAGGAAGTTTGTTGGATGTTGCTGTTGAGTTAAAAATTGTTCAAAAGGTCGGGTCTTGGTATTCTTACAATGATGAGCGATTGGGTCAGGGCCGGGAAAATGCCAAAGAGTTTTTACGGCAGAACCCGGAAATTTACAGAGAAATTGAGCAAAAGATCCGGGAGCAAGTATTGAACTCTCCAGAATCGTCGAGTTTTAAAAATTCCGAGGAGTTTGAGGAATAA
- a CDS encoding regulatory protein RecX, with translation MSSRAYQKALNYLSRALRTTAEVRQYLSKNGFSDEEIEEAISRLTAIGYLDDKRYVENYLLSGKALRYGIYRIKSKLLQKGIDLELLNNLPVDEEEEVIKAKEILLKKYKQLDPEDYGKYYRFLVGRGFSPAVARKAVFLTDDKENG, from the coding sequence TTGAGTAGTCGGGCTTACCAAAAAGCCTTAAACTACCTTTCCCGTGCCCTGCGGACAACTGCAGAAGTGCGCCAGTATCTTTCAAAAAATGGTTTTTCCGATGAAGAAATTGAAGAGGCGATTTCCAGGCTTACTGCTATCGGTTATTTAGATGACAAACGGTACGTGGAAAATTATCTTTTAAGTGGAAAGGCTTTAAGATACGGAATATACCGAATAAAATCTAAGCTTTTGCAAAAAGGAATAGATTTGGAACTTTTAAATAATTTGCCGGTGGACGAAGAGGAGGAAGTTATTAAAGCAAAGGAGATTTTATTAAAGAAGTATAAACAGCTTGACCCAGAGGATTATGGCAAATATTACCGATTTTTGGTGGGACGTGGTTTTTCGCCGGCGGTGGCGCGAAAAGCAGTTTTCTTGACAGATGATAAGGAGAACGGGTAA
- a CDS encoding CinA family protein, with translation MIDNTLFSLAQEVQRLFIAKNLTLATAESCTGGLLGAVITAVPGSSQYYFGGAVVYANEAKEILTDVDKDLLLKKGAVSPEVAQGLALGIKNKLKTTVGVGITGIAGPSGGTPDKPVGLVYIGIANVQDVKAFKYQFNGDRQEIRTQTVKEALKLLIQNCFDN, from the coding sequence ATGATTGATAATACTTTATTTTCTTTGGCCCAAGAAGTGCAGCGGTTGTTTATTGCTAAGAATTTAACTTTGGCAACGGCTGAATCGTGCACCGGCGGACTTTTAGGAGCGGTAATTACTGCTGTTCCCGGAAGTTCTCAATATTATTTTGGAGGGGCAGTAGTTTATGCCAATGAAGCCAAAGAAATCTTAACCGACGTGGATAAAGACCTTTTACTTAAAAAAGGTGCGGTAAGCCCCGAAGTTGCTCAAGGCTTAGCGTTGGGAATAAAAAATAAGCTTAAAACAACGGTAGGAGTGGGTATCACGGGAATTGCCGGACCTTCTGGGGGTACACCGGATAAACCCGTTGGCTTGGTATATATCGGTATTGCGAATGTTCAGGATGTTAAAGCTTTTAAATATCAATTTAACGGTGATAGGCAGGAAATTAGAACGCAAACGGTAAAGGAGGCATTAAAACTTTTAATTCAAAATTGTTTTGACAATTAA
- a CDS encoding helix-turn-helix domain-containing protein — MIGEKLRKRREQLGLTIKQVEEEIKIRSKYLQALEEERFDELPGKAYIKPFLQSYARFLGVTIEPEDLPTIVVNTEQSISEQTKQVKAFKEEKKFFLPLKTVFITLFFLIITSALVYTFISGRITKEPSKAIKPPVPGKVYQKQSQRVLPVKSFEKTIIVRAVYGPCWLEVKEEDKVVFTGKINPPAEKQFISTKPVNIKFGNAGAVVVTVNGVTYGTPGKMGQVVKITY, encoded by the coding sequence ATGATTGGGGAAAAATTAAGAAAACGCCGGGAACAATTAGGTTTAACCATAAAACAAGTGGAAGAAGAGATTAAGATCCGTAGTAAGTATCTACAAGCTTTGGAAGAGGAAAGGTTTGATGAACTTCCTGGGAAAGCTTATATAAAACCTTTTTTACAAAGCTATGCCCGCTTTTTAGGTGTAACGATCGAGCCCGAAGATTTGCCAACAATCGTGGTAAATACAGAGCAATCTATCTCGGAGCAGACAAAACAAGTTAAGGCTTTTAAAGAAGAAAAAAAATTTTTTCTACCATTAAAAACTGTCTTTATTACGTTGTTCTTTCTTATTATAACCAGTGCCTTGGTTTATACTTTTATAAGCGGCAGAATAACCAAAGAACCCAGTAAGGCCATCAAACCTCCTGTTCCCGGTAAAGTTTATCAAAAACAAAGCCAAAGGGTACTGCCGGTGAAAAGCTTTGAAAAAACGATTATTGTTAGGGCCGTTTACGGGCCTTGCTGGTTAGAAGTTAAAGAAGAAGATAAGGTTGTCTTTACGGGTAAAATCAATCCTCCTGCCGAAAAACAATTTATTTCGACCAAACCCGTTAATATAAAATTTGGCAATGCCGGAGCGGTAGTGGTAACTGTAAATGGAGTGACCTACGGAACCCCAGGAAAGATGGGCCAGGTGGTTAAAATAACATATTAA